A window of Nicotiana tabacum cultivar K326 chromosome 24, ASM71507v2, whole genome shotgun sequence contains these coding sequences:
- the LOC107796978 gene encoding uncharacterized protein LOC107796978, whose protein sequence is MGIMVALILVLTMMVMSNVHGGDTNPVFDPCSDTKIQRWDGFTFGLAFSSKESFFSNGTQLSPCDQRLSLSANSAQLAVFRPKVDEISLLTITSSDFNPSKAGSYMVAFAGRKYAARSLPAFVADNTHTITSFTLVLEFQKGALQNLFWKKFGCGSCTGGSFVCLNKTDCAVPNNKCNGNGGSVDCNVGIQLAFSGTDKNDDVLNSWYEVKNLRQYSLYGLFQDVSDSLTSPFKNLF, encoded by the exons ATGGGAATCATGGTGGCGTTGATATTGGTATTGACGATGATGGTGATGAGCAACGTGCACGGTGGAGATACAAATCCTGTTTTTGATCCATGTTCAGACACAAAAATTCAGAGATGGGATGGTTTCACTTTTGGGCTTGCGTTTTCTTCTAAGGAATCGTTCTTTTCCAATGGAACACAGCTCTCTCCTTGTGACCAACGACTCTCCCTTTCTGCCAATTCTGCTCAACTGGCTGTTTTTAGGCCCAAAGTGGATGAGATTTCACTCCTCACAATCACTAGCAGCGACTTCAATCCT AGCAAAGCTGGTAGTTATATGGTTGCCTTTGCTGGACGCAAATATGCTGCCAGATCACTGCCCGCTTTCGTAGCAGACAATACTCACACCATTACAAGCTTCACTCTG GTACTTGAATTTCAAAAAGGAGCTCTTCAGAACTTGTTTTGGAAGAAATTTGGCTGCGGTTCATGTACCGGAGGTTCTTTTGTTTGCCTTAATAAGACTGATTGTGCAGTCCCAAATAATAAGTGCAATGGCAATGGTGGATCCGTTGACTGCAACGTGGGAATACAATTGGCATTCTCAGGCACAGATAAGAATGACGACGTGCTAAACTCGTGGTATGAGGTTAAAAACCTTCGACAATACTCCCTCTACGGCCTGTTTCAAGATGTCAGTGATTCACTCACAAGTCCTTTTAAGAACCTGTTTTAG